The following coding sequences lie in one Arachis hypogaea cultivar Tifrunner chromosome 9, arahy.Tifrunner.gnm2.J5K5, whole genome shotgun sequence genomic window:
- the LOC112711134 gene encoding uncharacterized protein, whose amino-acid sequence MSFSSLLLPLFFTLMILFLLNPTMVYGNNDEEEEELLALMDMKDSMDPYGHYLTSWTINGNPCDGASFEGVACNEKGQVANISLQGKGLSGKLSPAIGGLKHLTGLYLHYNSLYGEIPREIANLTQLTDLYLNVNHLSGKIPTEIANLNNLQVLQLCYNQLTGSIPTQLGSLKKLSVVALQSNQLTGAIPASLGDLPILMRLDLSSNKLFGSIPTSLADPPSLKVLDLHNNTLSGNVPPALKRLDHGFLYEDNPGLCGLDFPSLKACGSLNRRPEPYGAATRDIPETANVKLPCNGSQCLNSPKSKQVPSIAIGIVVIVIAVSAIGLFAFTLFRRRKQKLGNSFHVSDGRPSIDESRSIYRKSGSPLASLEYSTGWDPLADCRSFNGVENEDDMFQSFRFNLEEIESATQYFSEMNLLGKSSFSATYKGVLRDGSVVAVKSISKTSCKSDEGEFLKGLSILTSLRNDNLVKLRGFCCSSGRGECFLVYDFVSNGNLSRFLDVKEGDGEVLEWSTRVSIVKGIAKGVAYLHAHKVKKPVLVHQNISAEKVLVDHRYNPMLADSGLHKLLTNDIVFSELKASAAKGYLAPEYATTGRFTQTSDVYAFGVLLLQILSGKQQISNSIRLAAEASRFQEFIDPNLHGRFFEYEATKLAKIALLCCNESPFERPSMEAIVQELGNCSSCI is encoded by the exons ATGAGCTTTTCATCACTGCTACTACCACTTTTCTTCACTCTCATGATTCTTTTCCTCTTGAACCCAACAATGGTATATGGGAATaatgatgaggaagaagaagagctaCTAGCACTGATGGACATGAAGGATAGTATGGATCCATATGGTCACTACCTAACCTCATGGACCATCAATGGCAACCCATGTGATGGTGCTTCCTTTGAAGGTGTGGCCTGCAATGAAAAGGGCCAAGTTGCAAATATTTCTTTGCAGGGAAAGGGTCTCTCAGGGAAGCTTTCACCAGCCATTGGTGGGCTCAAGCATTTGACAGGACTCTACTTGCATTATAACTCTTTGTATGGTGAGATACCAAGGGAAATTGCAAACTTGACTCAGCTTACTGATTTGTACCTGAATGTGAATCATCTTTCTGGGAAAATCCCAACGGAGATTGCCAACTTGAACAACTTGCAAG tttTGCAGCTTTGCTATAATCAGTTGACAGGAAGCATACCTACCCAGCTTGGTTCTTTGAAGAAGCTGAGTGTTGTTGCGCTTCAGTCAAACCAGTTGACTGGCGCTATCCCTGCTAGTTTAGGTGACTTGCCTATACTGATGAGGCTTGATTTGAGTTCTAACAAACTCTTCGGTTCCATTCCCACTAGCCTTGCTGATCCTCCTTCACTCAAAGTTCTTGATCTTCACAACAATACTCTTTCTGGGAATGTGCCTCCTG CTCTGAAGAGACTTGATCATGGATTTCTCTATGAGGACAATCCGGGGCTATGTGGACTTGACTTTCCATCCCTTAAGGCTTGCGGTTCTTTAAATCGCAGGCCTGAACCTTATGGAGCAGCAACAAGAGATATCCCAGAAACTGCAAATGTGAAGTTACCTTGCAATGGAAGCCAGTGCCTAAACTCTCCAAAATCAAAACAAGTACCATCCATTGCCATTGGCATAGTCGTCATTGTGATTGCAGTGTCAGCAATTGGTCTCTTTGCCTTCACATTATTTCGCAGGCGAAAACAGAAGCTAGGAAACTCTTTTCATGTCTCTGATGGCCGGCCAAGTATCGACGAATCCAGGAGTATATACAGGAAAAGTGGATCTCCTTTGGCGAGCCTCGAGTACTCTACTGGATGGGACCCTTTAGCTGATTGTAGGAGCTTCAATGGTGTGGAAAATGAAGACGACATGTTCCAGAGTTTCAGGTTCAACTTGGAAGAAATCGAGTCTGCGACTCAGTATTTCTCAGAGATGAATCTGTTGGGAAAGAGTAGCTTCAGTGCAACATATAAAGGAGTTCTAAGAGATGGTTCAGTTGTTGCTGTGAAGAGTATCAGCAAAACTAGCTGCAAGTCAGATGAAGGTGAATTCTTGAAGGGATTGAGCATTTTGACATCTCTGAGGAATGATAATTTGGTGAAGCTGAGAGGGTTTTGTTGTTCAAGTGGAAGAGGTGAATGCTTCTTGGTTTATGACTTTGTTTCCAACGGAAATCTTTCACGGTTTCTTGATGTGAAGGAAGGAGATGGAGAAGTTCTTGAATGGTCAACCAGAGTTTCTATTGTGAAAGGGATTGCTAAAG GTGTAGCATATTTACATGCACACAAGGTAAAGAAACCGGTTcttgttcaccaaaacatctcgGCCGAGAAAGTGCTCGTCGATCACAGGTATAACCCAATGCTGGCAGATTCCGGCCTTCACAAGCTTCTTACCAATGACATTGTCTTCTCTGAACTCAAGGCCAGTGCAGCAAAGGGTTACCTTGCTCCTGAGTATGCCACCACCGGCCGGTTCACCCAGACCAGTGATGTTTATGCTTTCGGGGTGCTCCTATTGCAGATCCTCTCCGGGAAGCAGCAGATCAGTAACTCAATCAGGCTCGCCGCGGAAGCATCAAGATTCCAAGAATTCATTGATCCAAATCTCCATGGGAGATTCTTTGAATACGAAGCCACTAAACTGGCAAAAATCGCTTTGCTTTGCTGCAATGAGTCTCCCTTTGAGAGGCCATCTATGGAAGCCATTGTTCAAGAACTGGGAAATTGTAGTAGCTGTATCTGA